The region AACCTGCTGTTTCGAGGCTATCTCTTTTAACTTTTCGGCAACTTTCCTCAGGATTTTACCCGACATACCGGCATCTATCTCGTCGAAGACAACGGTGGCACCCGGCAGAGAAGTGATGGAGAGGAGTATAAGCAGGAGTCGGGAGAGCTCCCCGCCGGAAATGGAGACCGAAAGGGGGGCGGGCGGAAGCTTCGGGTTACCGGAGAAGAGGAAGGTAACCTTTTCCCTCCCGTAGGGTTGGAACTCTTCCTCCGGAGTAAGCTCCACCGAGAAGGTTGCCTCCTCAAGGCCGAGCTCCTTGAAGGCCTTTAGAACTTTTCTCTCAAGCTCCCGGGCCCCCTTCTTCCTCGCCTCGGAGAGCTTTAAGGCAGCCTCCTTAAGCTCCCCCTTAACCGCCTCGAGGCTGCTCTGGAGCTCCTCGATTTCGAAGTCGAGGTTCTCAAGGCGGGCAAGTCTCTCTTTGGCAGTTTCCAAAAAGCTCTTTATATCCTGCAAGGTGTTGCCGTACTTCCTCTTCAGCCGCTCTATCTGGTAGAGCCGCTCCTCTATTTCATCGAGGGTGAAGTCTGTGTCGGGGGGTTCAAGCTCCCTCTCTATCTGGGAGATAACAGACTCAAGCTCGTAGTAGATATTAGAGAGCCTCTCTGCAATCTCGGGGAAGAGACCTATAGATTCGAACTTTGAGAGAACGGAGCCTATCTGTTCAAAGGCCGAGTTCTCGGCCGTATAGAGGCGGTATAGGGCCTCTTCTCTGAGCTCCTTGAGCTCCTGGGCCTTTGAGACGGAGATTTTAAGGTTAAGGAGCTCCTCCTCCTGCTCAAGGAGGGGCAGGGCCTCTTCGAGCTCCTGAACTTGGAACTTGAGGAGGTCGAGCTCCCTCTCCCTGGCCTGAAGCTCCTTTTGGGCCGCCTCGAGTCGGGAGAGCTTCTCCCGGTAATCCCTGTAGAGCCTCTGGTACTCCTCGAGGAGGGCGAGG is a window of Thermovibrio ammonificans HB-1 DNA encoding:
- a CDS encoding AAA family ATPase — encoded protein: MLAELRLSEFGSITGELDFHPGFNVLVGETGTGKSLLLSSILFLKGEKVGVVSEGSFVEAVFTDSEEETTLRREVKRGRSRYFFNGMRVPASKVKEFLEPKVVFQSQRLAVELLKPSYQLKVLDTVSDSLALLEEYQRLYRDYREKLSRLEAAQKELQARERELDLLKFQVQELEEALPLLEQEEELLNLKISVSKAQELKELREEALYRLYTAENSAFEQIGSVLSKFESIGLFPEIAERLSNIYYELESVISQIERELEPPDTDFTLDEIEERLYQIERLKRKYGNTLQDIKSFLETAKERLARLENLDFEIEELQSSLEAVKGELKEAALKLSEARKKGARELERKVLKAFKELGLEEATFSVELTPEEEFQPYGREKVTFLFSGNPKLPPAPLSVSISGGELSRLLLILLSITSLPGATVVFDEIDAGMSGKILRKVAEKLKEIASKQQVVAVSHSPQVVAAADRVFKLEKLKGGRVSVRELTGREIEEELAVMISGKLTSGALQAARDLIKHWEERWDTVDTPQSQP